The following proteins come from a genomic window of Streptomyces sp. NBC_01716:
- a CDS encoding ATP-grasp domain-containing protein: MKSLITFDWMFFGVARLAEAAERRGAVLHLLAENPDVFSWDVQRSGSSGPVMHKADIDDPEDVERVLAEIGPVDGVIHPVEEGVTAALRVAGERGLARQNAEAVRLVRDKMKLRQHLFSAGLSAGSSVPLDPDNADWDDTARLVGTPFIVKDRAGSGSHDVWLVRGRDDLDAIRRERPRGRLLAEPYFIGPLYSAETISWNGETRLLGVSGRVLSAEPHFREEVFTFPVQLPLERTRRLDEWIKSVLGSISYTSGFAHTEFIITDTGFEVVEINPRIPGGPCGENFSEVLGSDLYEAFADMALGIRPHLLDEPLEARGGIANAVLYPPRAGVFERIDGTETLDRHEGSIVLHRTRETGARMGSVHDLWGAVAILSARGETAEIAMLNALSAMRGLSVRTRDEQH, translated from the coding sequence ATGAAAAGCCTGATCACGTTCGACTGGATGTTCTTCGGCGTGGCCCGCCTCGCGGAGGCAGCCGAGCGACGCGGGGCGGTGCTGCACCTGCTCGCGGAGAACCCCGACGTGTTCTCGTGGGATGTCCAGCGGTCGGGTTCGAGCGGTCCAGTGATGCACAAGGCCGACATCGACGACCCCGAGGACGTCGAGCGGGTCCTCGCCGAAATCGGCCCGGTGGACGGGGTGATCCACCCGGTCGAGGAGGGCGTGACCGCCGCGCTACGAGTGGCCGGCGAGCGTGGGCTGGCCCGGCAGAACGCCGAGGCGGTGCGGCTCGTCCGCGACAAGATGAAGCTCAGGCAGCACCTTTTCAGCGCCGGCCTGTCCGCAGGAAGCAGTGTGCCGCTCGACCCGGACAACGCGGACTGGGACGACACGGCCCGGCTGGTGGGAACGCCGTTCATCGTCAAGGACCGGGCAGGAAGTGGCAGCCACGACGTGTGGCTGGTCCGCGGCCGCGACGACCTCGACGCCATCCGCCGGGAGCGGCCGCGGGGCCGGCTTCTCGCCGAGCCGTACTTCATCGGCCCGCTCTACAGCGCGGAGACCATTTCCTGGAACGGCGAGACGCGGCTACTCGGGGTCTCCGGCCGCGTGCTGTCCGCGGAGCCCCACTTCCGGGAGGAGGTGTTCACCTTCCCGGTCCAGCTCCCGCTGGAGCGGACGCGGCGGCTGGACGAGTGGATCAAGAGTGTGCTGGGGTCCATCTCCTACACGTCGGGGTTCGCCCACACCGAGTTCATCATCACCGACACCGGCTTCGAAGTGGTCGAGATCAACCCACGTATTCCGGGCGGACCCTGCGGTGAGAACTTCTCGGAGGTCCTGGGATCGGACCTGTACGAGGCGTTTGCCGACATGGCGCTGGGTATTCGGCCGCACCTGCTCGACGAACCTCTGGAGGCGCGTGGGGGAATCGCCAACGCCGTTCTGTACCCGCCGCGGGCCGGTGTGTTCGAGCGGATCGACGGCACGGAAACTCTGGACAGGCACGAAGGGTCGATCGTGCTGCACCGGACCCGCGAGACAGGGGCGCGCATGGGCTCCGTCCACGACCTGTGGGGTGCGGTCGCGATCCTCTCGGCGCGGGGTGAGACCGCCGAGATCGCCATGCTCAACGCCTTGTCAGCCATGCGTGGGCTGAGCGTTCGGACAAGGGAC